The DNA window GCTTGCTAGGCAAATTTAGCAGAAATTGTAGATGAAACAGCAGTGTTGACATTAAAAAACGATAATGATGTTCATTAATAAACAATGTAGGTTCGAAGGATGAAATCTTAGCAATCAAGCAAGCACTAATGGTTCGTCTGGTTAGATGTTCATCAAAGTCATCGTCACAAAGGTCACTAAAGACCGCTCCGCCGGCTTTGTTAAAGTTGATAAGCATGGTTTCGAGTGAATCAGAGCGAATAATTAAATAGGCTCTATTTTTATACTCAAAAGGCAGCGCCTCGATAAAGCTGTGGTCATTGTCATAATGTGTGCCGGGCATCTTGTTTAAATTACTCCACCAGTTGTAGCAATGCTTTGAGTTTCAAGCAGGACTTGAATGGCCAACTTTAAAACTATAGCTCAGAAGCATTAAATATGAAAGTGCTAGCAGGCCTGGTTGTTATAAGACAGCTTTACCGATACAATCACAAAGTTGATTTAAATGGAGAATTCAATGAAAAGGTTACAATCCCTATTACTTTCGTTTAGCGCGATGATGTTGACATTTGCATTGCTGATGCCTCAGCCAGCAGAAGCTAAACGCTTTGGCGGAGGAGGCAGTTTTGGTAAGCAACATTCTATGCCCTCACAGCAGCGCCAACAACCTGCGCAGCGTCAACAGCCAGCGCAACAGCAACAGCAAGCAGCACAAGGCCGCCAAGCAGCCCCCGCCGCTTCAGGTGCATCCCGTTGGTTGGGACCGCTAGCCGGTTTAGCCGCCGGTGGTTTGTTAGCTTGGATGTTGTTTGGTGATGGTTTTGAAGGTTTACAGTTTATGGATATTCTGTTGTTTGGCCTATTAGCCTTCGGTGCATTTATGTTATTCAAGCATTTGCGCAGTCGCCAGCAACCCACTCAGGCTCAAGCGGCTGGAGGCCATTCAAGCTCGCATCAACATTATCGTGAAACTCAACAACCGAGCTATCAGCCAGAAGCTCAACCGGCTTACAACCCAGCATCAGGAGGCTCAATTATCGGCTCAGGCTTAGGTATTAATGCCCTGCACAATGTTGAAGCGCCAAGTTGGTTTAATGCCGATACCTTTGTTGAAGGTGCGAAGCAACATTTTGTTGCGGTACAAAAAGCTTGGGATCAAGCGGATGCCAGTGAAATTGAAAGCTACTGTACTCCTGAGTTGTTTGCCGAGATTCAAGCATTGATGAAAGATATGGTGCCGGGTGAAAACTACACCGAAGTCGATACGTTGCACAGCGAATTGGTTGATCAGTCGTTTGAGGGTGAACACTTTATTGTCAGTATCCGCTTTAGCGGCTTTATTAAAGAAGCGAGAGATGACGAAGCCCATGCCTTTAATGAGATTTGGCATATTCGCCGTTTAGCGGCCGGTGAGGGTAATTGGCTAATTGCCGGTATCCAGCAGCAGGTTTAAAGCGATTCATCCCTTTTAATACTAACCAGGCCTGGTGAAAACCGGGCCTTTTTTTTGGAAAATTTTATGCATGTTTTAAATCTACCCTATGCTTATGGCAAACCAACCGCGACCGCAAAACTAAAGCAACATAACCATGATTTTATTGTCGAGGAACAGATTGCCTTCGAACTCAGTGGCGAAGGAGAGCACCTATGGGTTTGGTTAGAGAAGGAGGGTGAAAATACCGATTGGGCCGCGCAGCAATTGGCTAAATGGGCGGGCATACGTTTGCGTGATATTGGTTATGCGGGCTTAAAGGACCGTCATGCAGTGACCCGCCAGTGGTTTAGTCTTTATTTGCCGGGTAGAGCAGATCCAGACTTGCAAGATTTTGTCTTTGATACCATGAGAATAGTGAAATCTATTAGGCATAAACGCAAGCTCCAAACCGGTGGCTTGAGTGGAAACCGGTTTATCTTAACGTTAAGCGAAGTCAAGGGTGATAGGGCTGAGTTGGAGGCGCGACTCGAAAATATCAAACATTTGGGGGTGCCGAATTATTTTGGTGAGCAGCGATTTGGTCGAAATGAACACAATCTTGTGATGGCACAGCGTTTGTTTAATGGTGAGTTAACGCGCCTAAAGCCGGCACAAAGAGGTTTGTATATTTCTTCGGCGCGTTCTTATTTGTTCAACTTAATTCTTGCTGAGCGTGTAAACCAGGCCTGCTGGAATAAAGCACTGACTGGGGATGTATTTCAGCTTGAGGGTTCAGATAAGTGGTTTGTCGATGATGCAGAGGAGCGTTTGGCGCAGCGTGTCACTGAATGCGATATTCACCCAACTGGCGCATTGGTCGGAACAGGGGATTTGCCAAGCATGTCCGAGGTTAAGGCGTTAGAGCAAAAAGTTTTGCTAAAGCACCAGGCCTGGTTGGAGGCATTAGAGGCCTTAGGTTTGAAGCAAGATCGTCGCGCATTACGTGTTATTCCCAAGGATATGACTTGGCGTTGGCTTGGTTCTGATCGGCTGGAATTGGCGTTTAGTCTTCGGCCGGGAGCCTATGCCACCATGGTTGTCAGGGAGGGTGCAAATGTATAAAAACTGTGGCAATATAGCGGTGTAGTCAAAACGACGAACAAAGTTCATTAGCGCACTGAGCGGGCCAAGAGGATAGGTTATGAGTATAAAAAACAGAATTGTGTTACTTGTGAGTGGATTGTTGTTGTTTGCTTTAATCGTTATGGTTGCTGGTTTGGTTCAAATGAAAGCCAATAATGCTACCTTGGATACCTTGTACGATGATCGGGTTGTGCCGTTAGAGACCTTAAAGAAGGTGGCCGATGACTATGCCGTCTATATTGTTGATGCCAATCACAAGCTTCGTAATGGCAATATTACTCCACAACAAGCCGATCAAGACATTACTCGAGTGAGAGCAGAAATCCGTGATCTATGGTCTGCTTACATGGCAACAACCCTAACCCCGAAAGAAGCGGAGTTGGCTAAACAAGCTCAAAACCTCATGCGACAAGCGGATAGTGCGATTGATGATTTACAACGTATGATTAAAGCGCAGGACATGCAGGGGATTACACAGTTTAGTATCCATCGACTCTATCCCGCTATTGATCCGATTACGGCGGTAATGAGCGAGCTGGTTAACTTGCAATTGGATGTTGCTGCTGAAATTAACCAAGCTGCTGAAGCGCAATACAATACCTTTTTTTGGTTAGCGATTGGTGTGTTTGGGCTGGTTTTTGTTCTGGCCATTTACCTGTCTTACCTAACTCTACGCGCCATTACGCTGCCGCTTAATGAATTGGTTAAGGTGTCCACGCATGTACAAAAAAATGGTGACTTATCGGCACGGGTGGGTGTTAAAAACATGGATGAGGTTGGGCTTGCAGCGGCTTCATTTAATGATCTTATGGATACCATGTCCGGCGCGATTCGAGGGGTAAACCGCGTTGTGGGTGCCATTGCGCAAAGTGATTATTCACAACGTATGACGCGTGATTATCCCGGAGATTTTGATAAATTAAAACAAGGCGTTAATGAGTCGGCTAATCAAGTGGCGTTTATGATGGGAGAACTGGCTAAGGTGATGCAGGGTTTACATCAAGGGCGTTTTGATATGAAGATGGATAACCGCGTGCCAAAGGCCTTTAGTGATCAGGTAGACAGTGCACTGGCCAGTATTAATGCTGTGATTGAAGACATTGATCGTGTTATGTCTCACATGAACGCCGGGCAATTTAGCTACCGAGTTCAGGCGGATGCACAAGGCAAGCTACTAGAAATGAAAAATAATGTTAACCAATCGATGGATTCGCTTGAAACGGCGATCCAAGAAATTACCGAGGTGGTGGTCGCTCAATCTAAAGGGGATCTGACTTTCAAAACACAGCGCGAGTATTATGGATCTCTTCAAACACTAACCCATGCGGTGAATCAAACCGCTGACCGTTTAGTCGAGGTTGTTTCCAAAGCGGTAGAAGCCTCGGCGATTGTAAATTCTGCTTCAGACGAGGTTTCTAAGGGGGCATTAGATCTAAGTCAGCGTGTTCAAGAGCAAGCCGCCGCATTAGAACAAACCTCGGCGACGATGGATCAAATGAATACCGCGGTGCAAAACAATACTCAAAATGCGAAACAGGCTACTCAAGTGGCGCGCGAAGTTGAAGGGCAAGCCAATCAGGGCTCAAAAGTAATGCAGCAGACGATTGAAGCGATGAATGCGATTCAAGAGTCAAGTCACAAGATTTCTGATATTGTTAGCCTGATCGATGGTATTGCATTCCAAACTAATTTACTTGCGCTTAACGCAGCGGTGGAAGCCGCACGTGCCGGTGAGCATGGCCGAGGTTTTGCAGTGGTGGCTGGTGAGGTGCGTGCTTTGGCGCAAAAGTCTGCTGAGGCGGCAAAAGAGATCTCAGCATTAATTGGAGAAAGTGTGAATCGGATTGATCAGGGTACCAAGTTGGCCGATGAGTCGGGCAAAATGCTCGGTGCCATAACCGGATCCATTAAAGATGTGACTCAAATGATTGCTCAGATTGCCCAAGCCTCGCAAGAGCAAGCGGAGGGTGTGAATCAGGTTCATAAAGCAATTACCAGTATCGATCAAGTGACCCAACAGAACGCAGCCTTGGTTGAAGAAACGTCTGCAGCAGCCGAAAGCATGAGCGAGCAG is part of the Thiomicrospira microaerophila genome and encodes:
- a CDS encoding Tim44 domain-containing protein, whose amino-acid sequence is MKRLQSLLLSFSAMMLTFALLMPQPAEAKRFGGGGSFGKQHSMPSQQRQQPAQRQQPAQQQQQAAQGRQAAPAASGASRWLGPLAGLAAGGLLAWMLFGDGFEGLQFMDILLFGLLAFGAFMLFKHLRSRQQPTQAQAAGGHSSSHQHYRETQQPSYQPEAQPAYNPASGGSIIGSGLGINALHNVEAPSWFNADTFVEGAKQHFVAVQKAWDQADASEIESYCTPELFAEIQALMKDMVPGENYTEVDTLHSELVDQSFEGEHFIVSIRFSGFIKEARDDEAHAFNEIWHIRRLAAGEGNWLIAGIQQQV
- the truD gene encoding tRNA pseudouridine(13) synthase TruD, with product MHVLNLPYAYGKPTATAKLKQHNHDFIVEEQIAFELSGEGEHLWVWLEKEGENTDWAAQQLAKWAGIRLRDIGYAGLKDRHAVTRQWFSLYLPGRADPDLQDFVFDTMRIVKSIRHKRKLQTGGLSGNRFILTLSEVKGDRAELEARLENIKHLGVPNYFGEQRFGRNEHNLVMAQRLFNGELTRLKPAQRGLYISSARSYLFNLILAERVNQACWNKALTGDVFQLEGSDKWFVDDAEERLAQRVTECDIHPTGALVGTGDLPSMSEVKALEQKVLLKHQAWLEALEALGLKQDRRALRVIPKDMTWRWLGSDRLELAFSLRPGAYATMVVREGANV
- a CDS encoding HAMP domain-containing methyl-accepting chemotaxis protein — encoded protein: MSIKNRIVLLVSGLLLFALIVMVAGLVQMKANNATLDTLYDDRVVPLETLKKVADDYAVYIVDANHKLRNGNITPQQADQDITRVRAEIRDLWSAYMATTLTPKEAELAKQAQNLMRQADSAIDDLQRMIKAQDMQGITQFSIHRLYPAIDPITAVMSELVNLQLDVAAEINQAAEAQYNTFFWLAIGVFGLVFVLAIYLSYLTLRAITLPLNELVKVSTHVQKNGDLSARVGVKNMDEVGLAAASFNDLMDTMSGAIRGVNRVVGAIAQSDYSQRMTRDYPGDFDKLKQGVNESANQVAFMMGELAKVMQGLHQGRFDMKMDNRVPKAFSDQVDSALASINAVIEDIDRVMSHMNAGQFSYRVQADAQGKLLEMKNNVNQSMDSLETAIQEITEVVVAQSKGDLTFKTQREYYGSLQTLTHAVNQTADRLVEVVSKAVEASAIVNSASDEVSKGALDLSQRVQEQAAALEQTSATMDQMNTAVQNNTQNAKQATQVAREVEGQANQGSKVMQQTIEAMNAIQESSHKISDIVSLIDGIAFQTNLLALNAAVEAARAGEHGRGFAVVAGEVRALAQKSAEAAKEISALIGESVNRIDQGTKLADESGKMLGAITGSIKDVTQMIAQIAQASQEQAEGVNQVHKAITSIDQVTQQNAALVEETSAAAESMSEQAKVLSADMAFFKTGQQPGASSLRQAPIGLTQTVNKKAALKTTKTAGLPSPKSARMETSDEWSEF